In one Haemophilus parainfluenzae genomic region, the following are encoded:
- a CDS encoding co-chaperone GroES, whose amino-acid sequence MNIRPLHDRVIIKREEVETRSAGGIVLTGSAATKSTRAKVLAVGKGRILENGTVQPLDVKVGDTVIFNDGYGVKSEKIDGEEVLIISENDILAIVE is encoded by the coding sequence ATGAATATTCGTCCTTTACACGATCGTGTAATCATTAAACGTGAAGAAGTAGAAACTCGTTCAGCTGGCGGTATCGTATTAACCGGTTCAGCGGCGACTAAATCAACCCGTGCGAAAGTATTGGCAGTGGGTAAAGGTCGTATTTTAGAAAATGGTACCGTTCAACCTTTAGATGTAAAAGTTGGCGATACAGTCATTTTCAATGATGGTTATGGCGTGAAAAGTGAAAAAATCGATGGTGAAGAAGTGTTAATCATTTCTGAAAACGATATTTTGGCGATTGTGGAATAA
- the rnhB gene encoding ribonuclease HII has translation MTDFVYPEGYQLFAGVDEVGRGPLVGAVVTAAVILDPNNPIAGLADSKKLSEKKRLALAAEIKEKALAWAMGRAEPAEIDELNILHASMLAMERAVKALKIQPHFVLVDGNRIPPNLGLPAQVVVKGDSLVAEISAASILAKVARDQEMEVLDKKHPEYAFAQHKGYPTKLHLEKLAELGPLPEYRRSFSPVKKALGIED, from the coding sequence ATGACTGATTTTGTTTATCCTGAAGGTTATCAATTATTTGCAGGAGTGGATGAAGTAGGACGAGGTCCCTTAGTGGGGGCAGTTGTCACGGCTGCAGTGATCTTAGATCCGAATAACCCGATTGCTGGTTTAGCAGATTCTAAAAAGCTCAGCGAGAAAAAACGTCTTGCACTTGCAGCAGAAATTAAAGAGAAGGCCTTAGCTTGGGCAATGGGACGAGCAGAGCCAGCTGAGATCGATGAACTAAATATTCTTCATGCCTCTATGTTAGCCATGGAGCGAGCCGTAAAAGCCTTAAAAATTCAACCGCACTTTGTGTTGGTAGATGGCAATCGTATTCCGCCTAACCTTGGTTTGCCAGCTCAAGTGGTAGTGAAAGGAGATTCACTTGTGGCTGAAATTAGTGCAGCCTCTATTTTGGCAAAAGTCGCACGGGATCAGGAAATGGAAGTATTAGATAAAAAGCATCCTGAATATGCTTTTGCTCAACATAAAGGGTATCCGACCAAATTACACTTAGAAAAATTAGCGGAACTGGGCCCTTTACCAGAGTATCGTCGAAGTTTTTCACCTGTGAAGAAAGCGCTAGGCATAGAAGACTAG
- the lpxB gene encoding lipid-A-disaccharide synthase — translation MIKENPTIAIIAGEVSGDILGAGLIQALKRHYPQAKFVGIGGERMIAQGFESFFDMEELSVMGLVEVLKHLPRLLKIRRSIIDQLSDIKPDVFIGIDAPDFNLTVELKLKEKGIKTIHYVSPSVWAWRQNRIYKIAKATHQVLAFLPFEKAFYDRFNVPCRFIGHTMADAIPLKPNRTEACQILGIDEKGRYLAILVGSRGSEVGFLTEPFLKTALLLKEKYPDLQFLVPLVNEKRRQQFEEIKAQIAPDLDMHLIDGKARQVMIAAEATLLASGTAALEAMLCKSPMVVGYRMKPFTYFLAKRLVKTKYISLPNLLADEMLVPEMIQEDCEPQKLAEQLSQYLGDDESAVKSRSVLIQRFTELHKLIQCDADSQAAQAVIDLLEQKHD, via the coding sequence ATGATTAAAGAAAATCCGACTATTGCGATTATTGCTGGCGAGGTCTCTGGCGATATTCTTGGTGCCGGTCTCATTCAAGCGCTAAAACGTCACTATCCGCAAGCTAAATTTGTCGGAATTGGTGGTGAGCGAATGATTGCTCAAGGCTTTGAAAGTTTTTTTGATATGGAAGAGCTCTCTGTCATGGGGCTAGTAGAAGTTCTCAAACATTTGCCGCGATTGCTAAAAATTCGTCGCAGTATCATCGACCAACTCTCTGATATTAAACCTGATGTATTTATCGGTATTGATGCACCGGATTTTAATCTCACCGTTGAACTGAAATTAAAAGAAAAAGGGATTAAGACCATTCATTACGTGAGTCCATCTGTATGGGCTTGGCGTCAAAATCGTATTTATAAAATTGCCAAAGCGACCCATCAAGTATTAGCCTTTCTTCCTTTTGAAAAAGCCTTTTATGATCGTTTTAATGTGCCTTGCCGTTTTATTGGTCATACCATGGCAGATGCGATTCCATTAAAACCAAATAGAACGGAAGCTTGCCAGATCTTAGGTATTGATGAAAAAGGACGTTATCTTGCCATTTTAGTGGGGAGTCGGGGGAGCGAAGTTGGGTTTCTGACAGAGCCATTTCTAAAAACCGCTTTGTTATTAAAAGAAAAATATCCAGACCTGCAGTTTTTAGTCCCTTTAGTGAATGAAAAACGTCGCCAGCAATTTGAGGAAATAAAGGCTCAGATTGCACCTGATCTTGATATGCATCTCATTGATGGTAAAGCACGCCAAGTGATGATCGCTGCCGAAGCCACTTTACTCGCTTCAGGTACGGCTGCACTTGAAGCGATGTTGTGTAAATCGCCGATGGTGGTGGGCTATCGAATGAAACCTTTCACCTATTTCTTGGCAAAACGATTAGTTAAAACAAAATATATTTCATTGCCTAATTTATTAGCGGATGAAATGCTTGTGCCAGAAATGATTCAAGAAGATTGCGAACCGCAAAAATTAGCAGAACAACTTTCTCAATATTTGGGCGATGATGAAAGTGCGGTCAAATCTCGCAGTGTTTTAATTCAACGCTTTACTGAATTACACAAATTAATTCAATGTGATGCAGACAGTCAAGCCGCACAAGCAGTGATTGATTTATTGGAGCAAAAACATGACTGA
- the aspA gene encoding aspartate ammonia-lyase: protein MTQYRKEVDLLGERDVPADAYWGIHTLRAVENFNISNVTISDVPEFVRGMVMVKKATALANGELGAIPSDIAKAIVAACDEILTTGKCLDQFPSDVYQGGAGTSVNMNTNEVVANLALEKIGHKKGEYDVINPMDHVNASQSTNDAYPTGFRIAVYNSILKLIDKIQYLHDGFDNKAKEFAKILKMGRTQLQDAVPMTVGQEFKAFAVLLEEEVRNLKRTAELLLEVNLGATAIGTGLNTPQGYTELVVKHLAKVTGLPCVPAENLIEATSDCGAYVMVHGALKRTAVKLSKVCNDLRLLSSGPRAGIKEINLPELQAGSSIMPAKVNPVIPEVVNQVCFKVIGNDTTVTFASEAGQLQLNVMEPVIGQAMFESIDILTNACVNLRDKCVDGITVNKEICENYVFNSIGIVTYLNPFIGHHNGDLVGKICAQTGKGVREVVLEKGLLTAEQLDDILSVENLMNPTYKAKLNK from the coding sequence ATGACTCAATACAGAAAAGAAGTGGATTTATTAGGTGAACGCGATGTGCCAGCTGATGCATACTGGGGTATCCATACCTTAAGAGCGGTTGAAAACTTCAATATTTCTAATGTAACCATTTCTGATGTACCAGAATTTGTTCGCGGCATGGTAATGGTAAAAAAAGCAACTGCCCTAGCGAATGGTGAATTAGGTGCTATTCCAAGTGATATTGCAAAAGCGATTGTAGCGGCTTGTGATGAAATTCTTACCACGGGGAAATGCTTAGATCAATTCCCATCTGATGTATATCAAGGTGGTGCGGGTACTTCTGTTAATATGAATACCAACGAAGTAGTTGCTAACCTCGCACTTGAAAAAATTGGTCATAAAAAAGGTGAATATGATGTTATTAACCCAATGGACCACGTGAACGCTAGCCAATCTACCAACGATGCGTATCCTACCGGTTTCCGTATTGCAGTATATAACAGCATTTTGAAACTTATCGACAAAATCCAATACTTACATGATGGTTTCGATAATAAAGCAAAAGAATTTGCTAAAATTTTAAAAATGGGTCGTACCCAATTACAAGATGCGGTACCTATGACCGTTGGTCAAGAGTTTAAAGCCTTTGCCGTATTACTTGAAGAAGAAGTACGTAACTTAAAACGTACCGCTGAGTTGCTCCTTGAAGTCAACCTTGGTGCAACCGCAATCGGTACTGGTTTAAATACACCACAAGGTTATACAGAATTAGTAGTAAAACACCTTGCCAAGGTAACTGGATTACCTTGCGTACCCGCTGAAAACTTAATCGAAGCAACATCTGACTGTGGTGCTTATGTCATGGTTCATGGTGCATTAAAACGTACCGCAGTAAAACTATCTAAAGTATGTAACGACTTACGTTTACTCTCTTCTGGTCCACGTGCAGGTATTAAAGAAATTAACTTACCTGAATTACAAGCAGGTTCTTCTATCATGCCTGCAAAAGTAAACCCAGTTATTCCAGAAGTGGTGAACCAAGTATGCTTTAAAGTAATTGGTAACGATACTACCGTTACTTTCGCATCTGAAGCAGGTCAATTACAATTAAACGTAATGGAACCAGTGATTGGTCAAGCAATGTTTGAATCTATCGACATCTTAACCAATGCTTGCGTGAACTTACGCGATAAATGTGTAGACGGTATTACTGTAAACAAAGAAATTTGTGAAAACTACGTATTCAACTCAATCGGTATCGTGACTTACTTGAATCCATTTATCGGTCACCATAATGGCGACTTAGTGGGTAAAATCTGTGCTCAAACCGGTAAAGGCGTACGTGAAGTTGTATTAGAAAAAGGTTTATTAACAGCAGAACAATTGGATGATATCCTTTCTGTAGAAAACTTAATGAACCCAACTTATAAAGCGAAATTAAATAAATAA
- a CDS encoding DJ-1/PfpI family protein, translating to MDIYCLVFDDYETLDLMGPVEFLTRVPNVKLHYVSQVGGLIRSKQGFYIETEKLEHLLPHSALWVIGGQGTRQLVNDEQFINQLGKWIDESEICLSVCTGSALLACTGRLDSLKATSNKKSFEWVKQCRPAVKWQPIARWVKEGKFYTSSGVSAGMDMALGFIADYYGNDLAQDIANHTEYHWQKDPCVDNFARLYGYE from the coding sequence ATGGACATTTATTGCCTTGTCTTTGATGACTATGAAACGTTAGATCTAATGGGGCCTGTTGAGTTTTTAACAAGAGTCCCTAATGTTAAGCTTCACTATGTATCCCAAGTCGGTGGATTAATTCGTAGTAAGCAAGGATTTTATATTGAAACAGAAAAGCTAGAACATTTATTACCTCATAGTGCGTTATGGGTTATTGGGGGGCAGGGAACGCGTCAGTTAGTAAACGATGAACAATTTATTAATCAGCTTGGTAAATGGATTGATGAGTCAGAGATTTGTCTCAGTGTTTGTACAGGTTCAGCATTATTGGCTTGTACGGGGCGATTAGATAGTTTAAAAGCGACTTCTAATAAAAAATCTTTTGAATGGGTAAAACAATGTCGTCCAGCTGTAAAATGGCAACCCATTGCAAGGTGGGTGAAAGAAGGGAAGTTTTACACTTCATCAGGTGTTTCTGCTGGTATGGATATGGCACTTGGGTTTATTGCTGATTACTATGGCAATGACTTGGCTCAAGACATTGCTAACCACACCGAATATCATTGGCAAAAAGATCCTTGTGTAGATAATTTTGCTCGACTCTATGGATATGAATAA